In Juglans microcarpa x Juglans regia isolate MS1-56 chromosome 7D, Jm3101_v1.0, whole genome shotgun sequence, the following are encoded in one genomic region:
- the LOC121238099 gene encoding uncharacterized protein LOC121238099: MGIRVVVKDHWGEVQVVLAASRSAIQSAAVAECWALLRAVTLCNDLGLRCVQFEGDAKLVVDAVNKNSPDYSWNGQLIEDIKSTLLSHQHWTIQHVTRTGNKAVDAAAKLGLLLSFEHIWMEEEPFEAFPLF; encoded by the exons ATGGGTATTCGGGTTGTAGTAAAGGATCATTGGGGTGAAGTACAAGTAGTATTAGCTGCCTCTAGAAGTGCTATCCAATCTGCTGCCGTAGCAGAATGCTGGGCTCTACTCAGAGCTGTAACTCTCTGCAATGACCTTGGTTTGAGGTGTGTTCAATTTGAGGGAGATGCAAAACTAGTTGTGGATGCTGTCAACAAGAACTCACCTGATTATTCGTGGAATGGTCAACTCATTGAGGATATAAAAAGTACTTTGTTGTCTCACCAACATTGGACCATCCAGCATGTGACTAGAACTGGAAACAAAGCAGTGGATGCTGCTGCTAAGCTAGGATTATTGTTAAGCTTTGAACATATTTGGATGGAAGAGGAACCATTTGAG GCATTCCCACTCTTTTGA